The following are encoded together in the Geobacter sulfurreducens PCA genome:
- a CDS encoding MBL fold metallo-hydrolase gives MIFETVVVGPLGVNCFILGCEQSREGVIVDPGAESGRILERVGELGLKVGMVINTHGHFDHVGGNRKVLEATGAKLLVHRDDVHFLDRAADVAAMYGLDTENSPAPDSLLEDGMTLSVGTLSLRVLHTPGHTPGGCCLLLEGEGKVLTGDTLFEESVGRTDFPGSSHEALITSIREKLLTLPDETEVYPGHGPATSIGRERRYNPYLTD, from the coding sequence ATGATCTTCGAAACCGTTGTCGTCGGCCCGCTGGGGGTTAATTGTTTCATTCTCGGCTGTGAGCAGAGCCGCGAAGGGGTAATCGTGGACCCGGGAGCAGAGTCCGGGCGGATTCTCGAACGAGTCGGCGAACTGGGGCTCAAGGTTGGCATGGTGATAAACACCCACGGCCACTTTGATCACGTGGGGGGCAACCGGAAGGTGCTGGAAGCCACGGGGGCGAAGCTGCTGGTCCACCGGGACGACGTCCACTTCCTCGACCGCGCCGCGGACGTTGCCGCCATGTATGGTCTCGATACGGAGAACTCACCGGCTCCCGACTCGCTTCTGGAGGACGGCATGACCCTTTCCGTGGGAACCCTTAGCCTCCGGGTCCTTCATACGCCCGGTCACACGCCGGGGGGGTGCTGTCTGCTTCTGGAGGGGGAAGGAAAGGTGCTCACCGGTGACACCCTGTTCGAGGAATCGGTGGGGCGCACCGATTTCCCAGGCTCCTCCCACGAGGCCCTCATCACGTCGATCCGCGAAAAACTCCTGACCCTGCCGGACGAGACTGAGGTCTATCCGGGCCATGGTCCGGCAACGTCCATCGGCCGGGAGCGGCGGTACAACCCCTACCTGACGGATTAG
- a CDS encoding 3'-5' exoribonuclease YhaM family protein, translated as MSKIFIASIHDRDLVDSVFLVKEKIMAMAKNGKPYMTLRLMDKSGEIEGRVWDNVDQLSASFDKDDFVGVRSKASVYLGKMQLIISELVRVPEDRVNLADFLPESDRSIAEMESELKALVETFSDQHLKALMKAFFDDSSFMELYRTAPAAKGMHHVYLGGLLEHSLAVSRLVDAIVPLYADLNRDLLVAGALLHDVGKVREMTYLRSFDYTDEGKLIGHITIGVEMLQERISTIPGFPPELGMLLKHMLLSHHGQYEYGSPKRPKTVEATILNYLDDLDSKINGIRTHIRKESENLGRWTSYHRLYDRYFYKESYSGEEEYREGADELMVLEPEPVSLPAAPRAAEAERKSGNTARKGFSNNPFETLQKNLDLF; from the coding sequence TTGAGCAAGATTTTCATAGCGAGCATCCATGACCGCGATCTGGTCGATTCCGTGTTTCTCGTGAAGGAAAAGATCATGGCCATGGCCAAGAACGGCAAGCCCTACATGACGCTTCGGCTCATGGACAAAAGCGGCGAGATAGAGGGGCGTGTCTGGGACAACGTTGACCAGCTGTCGGCCTCCTTCGATAAGGACGACTTCGTTGGCGTCCGCTCCAAGGCATCGGTCTACCTGGGCAAAATGCAGCTTATCATTTCCGAGCTGGTGCGGGTTCCCGAAGACAGGGTCAACCTGGCGGACTTTCTCCCCGAATCGGACCGCTCCATTGCCGAGATGGAGAGCGAGCTCAAGGCCCTGGTGGAAACCTTTTCCGATCAGCACCTGAAAGCGCTGATGAAGGCCTTTTTCGACGATTCTTCCTTCATGGAGCTCTACCGGACCGCGCCGGCCGCCAAGGGGATGCACCACGTCTATCTGGGTGGACTGCTGGAGCACTCACTGGCCGTGTCCCGCCTGGTTGACGCCATCGTCCCCCTCTACGCGGATCTCAACCGCGATCTGCTGGTGGCGGGTGCCCTGTTGCACGACGTGGGCAAGGTGCGGGAGATGACGTACCTGCGTTCCTTCGACTACACCGACGAGGGGAAACTCATCGGCCATATCACCATCGGCGTGGAGATGCTCCAGGAGCGGATTTCGACCATTCCCGGCTTCCCGCCGGAGCTGGGGATGCTGCTCAAGCACATGCTGCTGTCCCACCATGGTCAGTACGAATACGGTTCCCCCAAGCGCCCCAAGACTGTCGAGGCAACGATTCTCAACTACCTGGACGATCTGGACTCCAAGATCAACGGGATCAGGACCCATATCCGCAAGGAAAGCGAAAACCTGGGGCGCTGGACCTCCTATCACCGGCTCTATGACCGCTACTTCTACAAGGAGAGCTACAGCGGCGAGGAGGAATACCGGGAAGGGGCGGATGAGCTCATGGTGCTCGAGCCGGAGCCGGTATCGCTGCCGGCTGCCCCTCGGGCCGCGGAGGCCGAGCGCAAAAGCGGCAACACCGCCCGAAAGGGGTTCAGCAACAATCCGTTCGAGACCCTGCAAAAGAATCTGGATCTGTTCTGA
- a CDS encoding NAD(P)/FAD-dependent oxidoreductase, with amino-acid sequence MPLLVRNLILAPDQGDELLRGMFARRFSLDEREIVDFRLVRKSIDARRKSRIKFVCTVECSLLNEAAFLARHGHDPDVAASAPPEPPAFPSLESSQRIVIVGMGPAGLFAALRLAEYGLVATILERGRPVEERGRDVQAFWDRGVLDPESNVQFGEGGAGTFSDGKLTTRVNDPNIRYVLDKLIGFGAPPEIGHLAKPHIGTDRLRLVVASIRRWLLSAGFDIRFGSRLTDLTLSGGAVEAAVVNGADELPCDALVLAPGNSARDTYEMLLRRGALLQPKPFAVGVRVEHPQELINRIQYGAGHHPTLPPADYALAWNNSRTGRSAYSFCMCPGGVVVAGTSEAEGVVTNGMSAYLRNSPYSNSALVVTVGPDDFGDQSPLAGIGFQRRLERRAFEAGGGDYRAPAQNLLAFLGMKGGGRGLSSYRPGVREAELDRVLPTAVTEALREGVRHFDRKMRGFLTAEATLTAPETRTSAPVRIVRGENLQSVGLPGLYPAGEGAGYAGGIMSAALDGIRVADAIARSISADTRRTL; translated from the coding sequence ATGCCTCTTTTGGTACGCAACCTCATTCTCGCCCCGGACCAGGGGGATGAGCTGCTGCGCGGGATGTTCGCCCGGCGGTTTTCTCTGGATGAACGGGAGATCGTCGATTTCCGGCTCGTCCGCAAGAGTATCGATGCCCGCCGCAAGTCACGGATCAAGTTCGTCTGCACTGTTGAATGCTCGCTCCTCAATGAGGCCGCATTTCTGGCCCGCCACGGCCACGATCCCGATGTCGCCGCAAGTGCTCCGCCGGAACCGCCGGCCTTTCCATCTCTTGAATCTTCCCAGCGCATCGTTATCGTCGGCATGGGGCCCGCCGGGCTTTTTGCGGCACTGCGCCTGGCGGAATACGGCCTTGTCGCCACTATCCTCGAACGCGGCCGGCCCGTGGAGGAGCGGGGCAGGGATGTTCAGGCCTTCTGGGATAGGGGCGTGCTCGATCCGGAGAGCAACGTCCAGTTCGGGGAAGGGGGCGCCGGAACCTTTTCCGACGGCAAGCTGACCACGAGGGTGAATGACCCGAACATCAGGTACGTACTCGACAAACTGATAGGTTTCGGCGCTCCGCCAGAGATCGGCCATCTTGCCAAGCCCCATATCGGCACCGACCGTCTACGCTTGGTGGTTGCCTCCATTCGCCGGTGGCTGTTGTCAGCGGGGTTCGACATCCGGTTCGGCAGCCGTCTGACTGACTTGACACTTTCCGGCGGAGCGGTGGAGGCCGCGGTGGTTAACGGGGCTGACGAACTCCCCTGCGATGCGCTTGTTCTCGCTCCGGGCAACAGCGCCCGCGATACCTACGAGATGCTGCTGCGCCGGGGGGCGCTTCTCCAACCCAAGCCCTTCGCCGTGGGAGTGCGGGTGGAGCATCCCCAGGAACTCATCAACCGGATCCAATACGGCGCGGGCCACCATCCAACCCTGCCGCCGGCTGACTACGCCCTGGCCTGGAACAATTCCCGTACCGGACGCTCCGCCTATTCCTTCTGCATGTGCCCCGGCGGGGTGGTGGTGGCGGGAACCTCCGAGGCGGAAGGGGTGGTGACCAACGGCATGAGCGCCTATCTGCGTAATTCTCCGTATTCGAACAGCGCCCTGGTGGTTACTGTCGGACCTGATGATTTCGGAGACCAGTCCCCCCTGGCCGGGATCGGGTTCCAGCGCCGTTTGGAGCGACGCGCCTTTGAGGCGGGCGGTGGGGATTACCGGGCGCCGGCTCAGAACCTGCTTGCGTTTCTCGGCATGAAAGGGGGGGGGCGGGGGTTGTCGAGCTATCGCCCCGGCGTTCGCGAGGCGGAGCTGGATCGGGTGCTCCCCACCGCCGTGACAGAAGCGTTGCGGGAGGGAGTTCGCCATTTCGACCGGAAGATGCGGGGCTTCCTGACCGCCGAAGCAACCCTCACCGCACCGGAGACCCGTACGTCGGCACCCGTTCGCATTGTGCGGGGAGAGAACCTGCAATCAGTGGGGCTCCCCGGTCTTTATCCGGCAGGGGAAGGTGCCGGCTACGCCGGGGGAATCATGAGCGCCGCACTGGACGGTATTCGCGTGGCCGACGCCATCGCGCGGAGCATATCCGCAGACACAAGGAGAACACTTTGA
- a CDS encoding uracil-DNA glycosylase gives MTGDTPREVIASLRRYLEEVRETGVEGLPLAAPAPSVSAAEASSASAVFGDARETLDDIRREMGGCHRCALGAGRTNLVFGVGNPAARLMIIGEAPGRDEDLRGEPFVGEAGQLLTKIIEAMGFAREDVYICNVLKCRPPHNRDPASAEIEACSSFMLRQVKAVAPEAILALGTFAAQTILGTKEPISRLRGRFHDYHGIPLMPTLHPAFLLRNPERKRDVWDDVRQVMGLLGKEVPGKGDRR, from the coding sequence GTGACCGGTGACACGCCGCGTGAGGTGATCGCTTCCCTGCGCCGCTATCTGGAGGAAGTCCGGGAGACGGGTGTAGAGGGCCTCCCTCTGGCCGCTCCCGCGCCGAGTGTCTCTGCGGCGGAGGCGTCCTCTGCGTCTGCCGTTTTCGGTGACGCGCGGGAAACCCTGGACGATATCCGGCGTGAGATGGGGGGGTGTCACCGGTGCGCCCTTGGCGCCGGCCGGACTAATCTCGTGTTCGGGGTCGGCAATCCCGCCGCGCGCCTCATGATTATCGGCGAGGCGCCCGGTCGCGACGAGGATCTGCGCGGCGAGCCCTTCGTGGGGGAGGCGGGGCAGCTCCTGACCAAAATCATTGAGGCCATGGGCTTCGCCCGCGAGGACGTCTACATCTGCAACGTGCTCAAATGCCGGCCGCCGCACAACCGCGATCCGGCATCCGCCGAGATCGAGGCGTGCTCATCCTTCATGCTCCGCCAGGTGAAGGCCGTGGCGCCCGAGGCCATTCTGGCACTGGGCACCTTTGCGGCCCAGACCATCCTTGGTACCAAGGAGCCCATTTCGCGGCTGCGGGGACGGTTCCACGACTATCACGGCATCCCTCTCATGCCGACGCTTCATCCGGCTTTCCTGCTGCGTAACCCCGAAAGGAAGAGGGACGTGTGGGACGATGTCCGGCAGGTCATGGGGCTTCTGGGCAAGGAGGTCCCCGGCAAGGGGGACAGGAGGTGA
- a CDS encoding PaaI family thioesterase: MYEHLYEEPMTEETALPFELPEWIACAPFEEYLGMTIEEADGGRAVLTMPFRVKHAQGKGLMHGGAITALADTAVAMAIKSLLPEGSHFVTMEMTLKFHAPIHGGTVKSVAEAVREDERTIRGTAEVFDGNGIKAATFTSVFRIKRR; encoded by the coding sequence ATGTACGAGCATCTCTATGAAGAGCCCATGACCGAGGAGACGGCGCTGCCGTTCGAGTTGCCCGAGTGGATCGCCTGCGCCCCTTTTGAGGAATACCTGGGGATGACCATCGAGGAGGCTGACGGGGGACGGGCGGTGCTGACCATGCCGTTTCGCGTGAAGCACGCTCAGGGAAAAGGGCTCATGCACGGTGGTGCGATAACGGCCCTGGCCGACACCGCGGTTGCCATGGCCATCAAGAGCCTTCTCCCCGAAGGGTCCCATTTTGTGACCATGGAGATGACGCTGAAGTTTCACGCCCCGATCCACGGCGGCACCGTGAAGTCCGTGGCGGAGGCGGTGCGGGAGGATGAGAGGACGATCAGGGGAACTGCCGAGGTATTCGACGGCAATGGCATAAAGGCGGCAACCTTCACGTCGGTCTTCCGGATCAAGCGGCGGTGA
- the coaBC gene encoding bifunctional phosphopantothenoylcysteine decarboxylase/phosphopantothenate--cysteine ligase CoaBC, which produces MLKGKEIVLGICGGIAVYKAVELVRLLTGAGANVHVIMTRAATEFVAPLTFQTLTSNPVHSELFNLIAEREIGHISLADRADLFIIAPATANVIGKIAHGIADDMLTTTVMATRAPVLIAPAMNCNMYRNPLYQENEARLRRHGYLFADPVRGMLACGWEGEGKLQSPEIIFEEAVTALTPKDLAGEHLLVTAGPTQEEIDPVRFVSNHSSGKMGYAIARAARRRGAEVTLVSGPTCLDAPWGVETVRVASAVEMRAAVMAALPAATVVIKAAAVADYRPVVRATGKIKKNADSLVIELEKNPDILAELGGIKGERLLVGFAAETADLLENARKKLVAKNVDMMVANDVSLEGAGFHGDTNIARLLYRDGTSEELPLMTKNEMAALILDRVAELRKKAG; this is translated from the coding sequence ATGCTCAAGGGAAAAGAGATCGTTCTCGGTATTTGCGGCGGCATCGCAGTCTACAAAGCCGTTGAACTCGTACGGCTGCTCACGGGGGCAGGAGCGAACGTCCATGTCATCATGACGCGAGCGGCCACGGAGTTCGTGGCTCCGCTCACGTTCCAGACCCTAACCTCCAACCCCGTGCACTCGGAACTCTTCAATCTCATCGCTGAACGGGAAATCGGCCACATTTCGCTGGCGGACCGGGCCGATCTCTTCATCATCGCGCCGGCCACGGCCAACGTGATCGGCAAGATCGCCCACGGTATCGCCGACGACATGCTCACCACCACGGTCATGGCCACCAGGGCACCGGTTCTGATCGCTCCCGCCATGAACTGCAACATGTACCGCAATCCCCTCTACCAGGAAAACGAGGCGCGACTGAGGCGCCACGGGTACCTGTTCGCGGATCCGGTGCGGGGAATGCTCGCCTGCGGCTGGGAGGGTGAAGGAAAGCTCCAGTCCCCCGAGATCATCTTCGAGGAGGCGGTCACCGCCCTTACGCCGAAGGACCTTGCCGGCGAGCACCTGCTGGTGACGGCCGGGCCGACCCAGGAGGAGATCGATCCGGTCCGCTTCGTGAGCAACCACTCGTCGGGGAAGATGGGGTATGCCATCGCCCGGGCCGCCCGGCGCCGCGGGGCGGAGGTGACACTGGTCTCAGGCCCCACCTGCCTCGATGCCCCCTGGGGGGTGGAAACGGTGCGGGTTGCGTCGGCCGTGGAGATGCGCGCTGCCGTCATGGCTGCCCTGCCGGCGGCCACGGTTGTGATCAAGGCCGCAGCCGTGGCCGATTATCGTCCTGTAGTGCGCGCGACGGGAAAGATCAAGAAAAATGCCGACTCGCTGGTGATCGAGTTGGAGAAGAACCCCGACATACTTGCCGAACTTGGAGGAATCAAGGGGGAGCGCCTGCTGGTGGGCTTCGCCGCCGAGACTGCCGATCTGCTTGAAAACGCCCGGAAAAAACTGGTCGCCAAGAATGTTGACATGATGGTCGCCAATGACGTGAGCCTGGAAGGCGCCGGATTCCACGGCGACACCAATATTGCCCGCCTTCTCTATCGTGACGGGACCAGTGAGGAGCTGCCGCTCATGACCAAGAACGAAATGGCGGCCCTCATTCTTGACCGGGTGGCGGAATTGAGGAAAAAGGCGGGGTAA
- a CDS encoding zinc dependent phospholipase C family protein has protein sequence MLFAAILLIIIAVPVDAFAWGAGIHLQLGTAVINNLAAVNPAVAAVIGQYPHDFLYGCIAADITIGKKFTHYLQHCHRWRIGMKVLEYAWNPPQKACAYGYLAHLAADTVAHNYFVPYKIMGSFSTLTLKHAYWEMRFETFVDRDIWETARTVCLENYKANDALLRNVLSDTIFSFGTNKRIFNSILLVSRLEKWQQVLKTMSDSSSYVLENGDREEFMTLAEEAVFDFLAKMEESRFYLADPTGERALTAAEAVRKNLRLLYRSGKLSKDDAFAQVASLKGRLRQAIWEPQKLLQILSSA, from the coding sequence ATGCTCTTCGCCGCCATTCTGCTCATCATCATCGCCGTGCCCGTTGATGCCTTTGCCTGGGGAGCCGGTATCCACCTCCAGCTGGGAACGGCGGTCATCAACAATCTCGCCGCCGTAAACCCCGCCGTGGCGGCAGTCATCGGCCAGTATCCCCACGATTTTCTCTATGGGTGCATCGCGGCGGACATCACCATCGGCAAGAAGTTCACCCACTATCTTCAGCACTGCCACCGCTGGCGAATCGGCATGAAGGTCCTGGAATACGCCTGGAACCCGCCCCAGAAAGCGTGCGCCTACGGCTATCTGGCGCACCTGGCGGCGGATACGGTCGCCCACAACTACTTTGTTCCGTACAAGATCATGGGCAGTTTCTCCACGCTCACCCTCAAACACGCCTACTGGGAGATGCGATTCGAGACCTTCGTCGATCGGGACATCTGGGAAACGGCCCGCACGGTCTGCCTCGAGAACTACAAAGCGAACGATGCCCTGCTACGCAACGTACTGTCGGACACCATCTTTTCCTTTGGCACCAACAAGCGGATCTTCAACTCGATCCTCCTGGTCTCGCGGCTGGAAAAATGGCAGCAGGTGCTCAAGACCATGTCGGATTCATCGAGCTACGTGCTGGAGAACGGCGACCGGGAAGAGTTCATGACCCTTGCCGAGGAAGCGGTATTCGACTTTCTGGCAAAGATGGAGGAGTCGCGTTTCTACTTGGCTGACCCCACCGGTGAACGGGCTTTGACCGCAGCGGAGGCGGTGAGAAAAAACCTGCGCCTGCTCTACCGGAGCGGCAAGCTCTCCAAGGATGATGCCTTTGCTCAGGTGGCATCCCTCAAAGGACGCCTCCGCCAAGCCATCTGGGAGCCGCAGAAACTTCTCCAGATCCTCTCCTCGGCCTGA